A genomic region of Rhodohalobacter sp. SW132 contains the following coding sequences:
- a CDS encoding putative toxin-antitoxin system toxin component, PIN family has protein sequence MRLILDTNLWISFLISSKYEKLDELLFIQECKLLFSEELLEEFVTVVNRPKLRKYISKDELEDLLEAIDEVAEFVNVTSEISVCRDPKDNFLLSLAVDGKADYLLTGDKDLLVLKKIGNTEIKTISDFFDVIEF, from the coding sequence ATGCGCCTTATCCTTGATACCAATCTTTGGATCAGTTTTTTGATTAGCAGTAAATATGAGAAACTAGATGAATTACTGTTTATTCAGGAATGTAAACTTCTTTTTAGCGAGGAACTTCTTGAGGAATTTGTAACTGTTGTTAATCGCCCAAAACTCAGAAAATATATTTCAAAGGACGAATTAGAAGATCTTTTGGAGGCGATTGATGAAGTTGCTGAATTTGTGAATGTAACTTCCGAGATATCCGTATGCCGGGATCCAAAAGATAACTTTTTGCTCTCGCTGGCAGTTGACGGGAAAGCTGATTACTTGCTGACCGGAGACAAAGATCTATTAGTGTTAAAGAAAATTGGGAATACAGAAATCAAAACCATATCTGATTTCTTTGATGTAATTGAATTCTAG